One segment of Streptomyces sp. NA02950 DNA contains the following:
- a CDS encoding MFS transporter — protein sequence MTRYRQVLAVPGMASLLGISLLARTAITAVVLALTMYVVLALEMSYAAAGGVTAALTAGLALGGPLLGRMVDWRGPRAVLLVTVVVQVVFWLSVPILPYGMLLGAAFATGLLMVPVQPVTRQAIAALTPAGQRRAAFALESVQGELSYMVGPSVVILCAAEMSPGVVAWGVGAAIVAGGTGIALLNPPLRAEDEADAGAAGRPPRREWLGVEMIAVLTMAFGTTTLLSGVDLAIVATLEEVGQVSWAAVVVAVFGLASVAGGLAYGALPRPLPTWLLLGLLGLVTVPAGLAHDWPWLCVALVGTGLCTAPALSAVADAVSRLAPASVRGEAAGLQSSAQSAGFALGSPIVGVAIDASVPAGGFAAAGLAGLAAALTGCLLSRSRPTPRPPTPARLESARRTQATHVR from the coding sequence GTGACCAGATACCGACAGGTGCTCGCCGTGCCAGGGATGGCATCGCTGCTGGGGATTTCCCTGCTCGCCCGTACCGCGATCACGGCTGTCGTGCTGGCACTGACGATGTATGTCGTACTGGCCCTGGAAATGAGCTATGCGGCAGCTGGTGGTGTCACGGCGGCTCTGACCGCCGGACTGGCGCTGGGCGGGCCGCTGCTTGGCCGCATGGTCGATTGGCGGGGGCCGCGTGCCGTGCTGCTGGTGACTGTCGTCGTGCAGGTCGTGTTCTGGCTGAGCGTGCCGATCCTGCCGTACGGGATGCTGCTGGGCGCCGCCTTTGCGACGGGTCTGCTGATGGTGCCGGTCCAGCCGGTGACCAGGCAGGCGATCGCCGCACTGACACCGGCGGGACAGCGCCGGGCCGCGTTCGCGCTGGAATCGGTGCAGGGCGAACTGTCGTACATGGTGGGCCCGTCCGTAGTGATCCTGTGTGCCGCGGAGATGTCCCCCGGTGTGGTGGCGTGGGGGGTCGGCGCCGCGATCGTCGCCGGCGGAACCGGGATCGCCTTGCTCAACCCGCCGCTGCGTGCCGAGGACGAGGCGGATGCCGGCGCGGCCGGACGGCCCCCGCGCCGGGAGTGGCTGGGCGTCGAGATGATTGCCGTACTGACGATGGCGTTCGGTACCACGACGCTGCTCAGCGGCGTCGACCTCGCCATCGTCGCCACGCTCGAAGAAGTAGGTCAGGTGTCCTGGGCCGCCGTGGTCGTAGCCGTATTCGGCCTGGCCTCCGTCGCCGGCGGGCTGGCCTATGGTGCGCTGCCCCGGCCGCTGCCTACGTGGCTGCTGCTCGGTTTGCTCGGGCTCGTGACGGTTCCCGCCGGGCTCGCCCACGACTGGCCCTGGTTGTGCGTGGCCCTTGTCGGCACCGGGCTTTGCACCGCGCCGGCCCTTTCCGCGGTGGCCGACGCGGTGAGCCGATTGGCGCCAGCCAGCGTGCGGGGTGAGGCTGCAGGTCTGCAATCCTCGGCGCAGAGCGCGGGTTTCGCGCTCGGATCCCCGATCGTCGGGGTGGCGATCGACGCCTCCGTGCCAGCGGGCGGCTTCGCGGCCGCCGGGCTGGCCGGCCTCGCCGCCGCGCTGACTGGATGCCTGCTGTCCCGCAGCCGTCCAACGCCCCGGCCGCCCACTCCAGCTCGGCTCGAGTCGGCGAGAAGAACACAGGCAACTCATGTGCGGTGA
- a CDS encoding FAD-binding oxidoreductase produces MKVIIIGAGVLGVSVARQLAVAGEDVLLLDQWGAGTGTTATTFAWTNSSRKLDPDYHRLNLAGMEEHARLAGQLRGAPSYFLSGALQWADAAREQWLAGNVERLQSLGYPAHWVTPDEATRIAGDLRIPAAITSVAHFPSEGYVLPDLFVADMLADAERHGAERVIGEVVATEDRPAGVSVTLAGGEVCTGDRVVLAAGRWTERLAARAGIDIPMVTDAGRGAQTVGLLGYARSPKLDLRCVIHSPGLNLRPAADGHTVLQALDLNADVDPADPPSADGDIANTLARRFSALLTHPSTAPKIDLRIGFRSLPADGHTVAGYASARSRVYCLVSHSGITLAPILGRMVAAEIVTDQEQDLLRAFRPTRFSGVQRSDIEVNQHVTTLGEQ; encoded by the coding sequence ATGAAGGTCATCATCATCGGTGCCGGCGTGCTGGGCGTGAGTGTCGCCAGGCAGCTTGCCGTCGCCGGCGAGGACGTTCTCCTGCTCGATCAGTGGGGAGCCGGCACGGGTACGACCGCGACCACCTTCGCCTGGACCAACTCCAGCCGGAAACTGGACCCGGACTACCACCGGCTGAACCTCGCGGGGATGGAGGAGCACGCCAGGCTCGCCGGGCAGCTGCGCGGCGCGCCGTCGTACTTCCTCAGCGGGGCGCTGCAGTGGGCGGATGCCGCGAGAGAGCAGTGGCTCGCAGGCAACGTGGAACGCCTTCAGTCCCTGGGCTACCCCGCACACTGGGTCACGCCTGACGAAGCGACGCGGATCGCGGGCGACCTCCGGATCCCGGCGGCCATCACGTCCGTCGCGCACTTCCCCAGCGAGGGATACGTTCTGCCGGATCTCTTCGTGGCCGACATGCTGGCGGACGCCGAGCGGCACGGCGCCGAGCGCGTGATCGGCGAGGTCGTGGCCACCGAGGACAGGCCTGCTGGAGTGTCCGTGACCCTGGCCGGAGGCGAGGTCTGTACGGGCGATCGAGTCGTCCTGGCGGCAGGCCGCTGGACAGAACGACTCGCCGCACGGGCAGGGATCGACATTCCGATGGTGACGGATGCCGGTCGCGGAGCGCAGACCGTCGGTCTGCTCGGATATGCAAGATCACCGAAACTCGACCTGCGCTGCGTGATCCACAGCCCCGGCCTCAACCTCCGCCCCGCGGCCGACGGGCATACCGTCCTCCAGGCTCTCGATCTGAACGCCGACGTCGATCCCGCGGACCCTCCGTCCGCGGACGGGGACATCGCGAACACCCTCGCTCGGCGGTTCTCCGCACTGCTGACTCACCCGAGCACGGCACCGAAGATCGACCTGCGCATCGGCTTCCGGTCACTGCCCGCAGACGGCCACACCGTGGCCGGCTATGCCTCCGCGCGGTCCCGCGTCTACTGCCTCGTCTCGCACAGCGGCATCACCTTGGCGCCCATTCTGGGACGCATGGTCGCGGCCGAGATCGTCACCGATCAGGAACAGGACCTCCTCAGGGCCTTCCGGCCCACACGATTCTCCGGCGTACAGCGCTCGGACATCGAGGTGAATCAACACGTCACCACTCTGGGCGAGCAGTAG
- a CDS encoding GntR family transcriptional regulator, which produces MTVPLYVQIRREFEAKIRSGDLPPGARLPTEKDLATQRRVSRATAQRVLNDLAEAGLAIRRRRHGTFVADVTRQINLLNFVTPAAAAKGAPGRHDVISARIVRAADAVLTLPGASADTAVVELVRRKLDVREEPQSLERHVVVFAVAPDLLNENLEDLVTLPYLQRRGVLIDAIRLYLDPVTLDEHDAGLLNCETGTPALMRRRELRATDGSTVEVVTTLVRPGTAEFFLELPVPAM; this is translated from the coding sequence GTGACCGTGCCGCTGTACGTACAGATCAGGCGAGAGTTCGAAGCGAAGATCCGGTCCGGGGACCTGCCCCCCGGCGCGCGGCTGCCGACCGAGAAGGACCTCGCCACCCAGCGCCGCGTCAGCCGTGCCACGGCCCAACGCGTCCTCAACGACCTGGCCGAGGCGGGGCTGGCGATCCGCCGGCGGCGCCACGGAACGTTCGTCGCAGACGTGACGCGGCAGATCAATCTGCTCAACTTCGTCACCCCCGCAGCAGCCGCAAAGGGCGCACCAGGCAGACACGACGTCATTTCGGCGCGAATCGTCAGAGCCGCCGACGCCGTCCTGACCCTCCCCGGCGCCTCCGCCGACACAGCCGTAGTGGAATTGGTCCGCCGCAAGCTCGACGTACGCGAGGAGCCACAGTCCCTCGAGCGGCACGTCGTTGTCTTCGCCGTGGCCCCGGACCTGCTGAACGAGAACCTCGAAGACCTCGTCACCCTCCCGTATCTCCAGCGCAGAGGAGTACTGATCGACGCCATCCGGCTCTACCTCGACCCGGTGACCCTCGATGAGCACGACGCCGGCTTGCTGAACTGCGAGACCGGAACGCCCGCGTTGATGAGGCGCAGGGAATTGCGTGCCACTGACGGAAGCACCGTCGAGGTGGTCACGACCCTCGTCCGTCCGGGAACCGCCGAGTTCTTCCTGGAGCTTCCCGTCCCGGCCATGTGA
- a CDS encoding cold-shock protein, translated as MATGTVKWFNSEKGFGFIQQDDGGPDVFVHFSAIQTTGFKELAEGARVDFQVTQGPKGPQAEHVVPIG; from the coding sequence ATGGCAACAGGCACTGTGAAGTGGTTCAACTCGGAGAAGGGGTTCGGCTTCATCCAGCAGGACGATGGGGGACCGGACGTGTTCGTCCACTTCTCCGCCATCCAGACGACCGGCTTCAAGGAGCTGGCCGAGGGCGCCAGGGTCGACTTCCAAGTCACCCAGGGACCCAAGGGACCGCAGGCCGAGCACGTGGTGCCGATCGGCTGA
- a CDS encoding LysR family transcriptional regulator, translating into MDSRYLRAFVAVADHGGISAAAQALGYAQSSVSAQLKRLEADLGVSVLVRAGTGAVLTEAGARLLPHAREALELEERMRRAACGDRPRLRIGAQESLAHVWLPDVLAALEYGAGGTDTGADVELTVDNRRTLEKAFGGGELDLVFQYDNGVRALSPHAVVGHDRTVLVAAPSHPLARQEMVTPEQVLRYDFLVAEPGCTSEMLVDRFGRDLLTGAQLAVIQGSLSALLRLTGHGHGVSLLPELAVTRELQEGELVELRLAERIRPVSIVAQWRPRLAPDERTLHALLDVARRADPLPEVTRAARTARAS; encoded by the coding sequence GTGGACTCTCGCTATCTGCGCGCTTTCGTCGCGGTCGCCGACCACGGCGGCATCTCCGCCGCTGCACAGGCCCTGGGATACGCGCAGTCCAGTGTCAGCGCCCAGCTCAAGCGGCTGGAAGCGGACTTGGGCGTGAGTGTGCTCGTACGCGCGGGCACGGGCGCGGTGCTCACGGAGGCCGGTGCCCGGCTGCTGCCGCACGCACGTGAGGCTCTGGAGCTGGAGGAGCGCATGCGGCGGGCGGCGTGCGGCGACAGGCCGCGGCTGCGGATCGGGGCGCAGGAGTCACTGGCGCATGTGTGGCTGCCCGATGTGCTGGCCGCTCTGGAGTACGGCGCGGGCGGCACGGACACCGGGGCGGACGTCGAGCTGACGGTGGACAACCGCAGGACGCTGGAGAAGGCGTTCGGCGGCGGCGAGTTGGACCTGGTGTTCCAGTACGACAACGGCGTCCGCGCGCTCAGCCCGCACGCGGTCGTCGGGCACGACCGGACGGTTCTGGTGGCGGCGCCCAGCCATCCGCTGGCCCGGCAGGAGATGGTGACGCCCGAGCAGGTGCTGCGGTACGACTTCTTGGTGGCCGAGCCCGGGTGCACCTCGGAGATGCTGGTGGACCGCTTCGGCCGGGATCTGCTGACGGGGGCCCAACTGGCGGTGATCCAAGGGTCGTTGTCGGCGCTGCTGCGGCTCACCGGGCACGGGCACGGGGTCTCGCTGCTGCCGGAGCTGGCGGTCACCCGGGAGCTGCAGGAGGGCGAGCTGGTCGAGCTGCGGCTGGCCGAGCGGATCCGCCCGGTCAGCATCGTGGCCCAGTGGCGTCCGCGGCTGGCGCCGGACGAGCGCACGCTGCACGCCCTGCTCGACGTGGCCCGCCGCGCCGACCCGCTGCCCGAGGTGACCCGCGCGGCCCGCACGGCGCGGGCTTCCTGA